The DNA window ATCGCGAGCCATTGGACTCCTGTATGAGTGTGGAAGCGTTATCATTGCTGAATATGCTTTCCCACGAAAATGCCTGATAGCATGTACTAAACCGTTGTAGTCTGGAGAACAATTTACATTATCAATTTGACCAAAAGGATCACCCAAGAGAACAACTTTACATCCTTCTGCCAAACGCTGAATGAGTGTTTTTGCCTCGTAAGGTGTAAGGTTTTGTGCTTCATCAAGGATCATATACGCATCATGAAAAGACCTACCTCGCGCATGTGCCGTATGAACTAACTCAACAGGTGAAGTATGAGCAGGAAGATATCCCCCATCAATAAGTCTGCGCTGATCTCTTTTAGTTGGATCTGGTTCTGCAAACATCTCTCCAAAAGGAATTGATCGTAGATTAGATAATCTATGAGCATCCGAATAAGGCTTGAGATGAGGTCCAAGTTTATCCATTAAAGTTCCAGGTAAAAAACCAACATCACGCGATGCTCCACCCATTAAATCAATGGACTTAATTAAGATAGAACGATCATAGAAAGGTTCACGTCCTGCTTGCCTCTTTCCTCTGCCTTCTGCTTTTCCTCCTTGGAATTTCATGATTTGATCCATTGCTGCAACGTAACTTAACACAGTTTTTCCACAGCCAGCACCACCACATAAGAACACTAAAGAGATATCAGGATCAAGTAAAGCATATTGAAATGCCAAAAATTGTTCATGATCTTTAGGATTTATTCCTAAAACCCCATGTTGATTTCGACCAGCAGCAGTAATAGTATGATCTTTATCAGCCTTACCATCAAGAAGAACAACCCGTTGATTTTTGTAATCTATTACTTCCCTACCCCTCCTAACAAGATCACCAGTAATACGAGCATAAGTCCCATTTGAAAAGTGAATAAACTGATTATGAAATAAAACATCTTGACCAAGCATTTCTCTTGCTTCATTGATACCAACTACTCGACCTTTAGTATATAATGCGGCTTCTAGATCACTATTACCCTCAACAACCCAACTATTAATTATTTCAGGAGTTGCAAAAAGACATCGCGGTTTCTCACCATGAAGACCTCTGTTTTCAAGACGCCAAAGTTCAGCTTCATTAGGAGTAAGAAAGCGGAGACGATTATTCTCATTAATATCAAATATTAACTCGCTTACTCTCCTATCTAATGATTCTAGGGATATTTCATCTTCCTCAAAACCAGAACCTAACGAAATGACATCTAAGCCTTCCGAAACAGAATAGACACGAACCCCTTCGCCTACTTGTTCTCCACCAATTTTTCGCAATTCAGTCAGAAATTTCAATGCATCCCGTGCTCCACCCAAGGGATTTTTTTGTGTAAGTTCTTCAATACGGTATGTAGAACCAAGGGTTATAACAATAGCATTTTTCCCACCAGATTCTTCTCCTAGATCTTGGAGCACTTGCCTCCCGCCAGCATCATAAACATCCGTAAGAGGAAGGAAAACGTGGCGATATCCTGAAAGTAAATTTTTATGTTTGGTCATTATTTTCCATCCCGCAATGTTCTTTCAACAAGCCGATAATCATGATTCAGAATATTTCGTGTTCCTTGGGGAACACGTTCATTTGTAACAGCATGATATAATCTCAATCCATCTTTGCACAAACGATCAGGTATTGATCTCGGTCTTAACAACAATGTTTCAAACTCTGGTCCATACAAAGAACCATTGGTATTAACACGATTTTGTGGACCTAGTTGGTAACGCAGTAATTCAGCTTCTATTTTTTGGTACAAATCACCACGAACAGTAACGATTGAACTTCCCCCATCAATCTGGGCAATCACCGCAGTTAAAACACCATACATAGCCCGTACTTCTTGAAACCGACGTTCATTAAGATCACCACTTGTGCTAGTAAATGTGAGTTGGCTATCTAAGATAGCAGTAAGAGCAACTTCGCCTAAATCGCGTTGATCATCGATTCTTTGAGCTAATTTCCCAAATAAAGAACGTAGAGAAATATCAACATCCGCAACCATAAAAAGAGTAGATCTCACCAGAGATTATAAACAATTCCCTACTCCAAACAATGTAATTAAGAACTACCATCTTTAAAAAATAGTATTAAAAACAAAGATAAATGGATTTGATTTCTAAGCTTAACATCACTCGTCCAACACTATCTACTTTTGATTTAAGCAGTTTGTCAATCGAAAATACCACAGAGAATGGAGAACTTAAAGGAAGAATAGCAGAATTTTTGTTAAAAGCTGGCTGGCAAGTTGCGAAGGAGTTACATTTGATCACAATTTTCCTCGAACAAAAGGGAAGTATTCAGTTCAAAGGCTCAGAAGCGGAATTCTAATTGTTAAACAGAATCAAGATTTCTATGAATATGATGAATTGATTTTTTATAAGAACCAACCATTCGGGGTAGAGGTAAAAGCACTAGATCTTAATGGAATTGAGGGTAAACTACAAAGAGGAATTGATTTAGGTAGAGAACTCTATGAACGGGATGACTTCCAAATTCTTCTTTTTTTTCCCGCATATATTAATAAAATACAAGATGCTCGACGAATTCAAGAGAGATTTCCACAAGTACACTGTATTGACTCTGGCTATAAGAAAAAACAACTTGAAAATGCTATGCGAAAATACGTCACTTCTTCTACTTCACCACAGCCTCAAGAGCTTTAATCCCCACTTCTATCTGTTTATCATCCGGCTCGCGAGTCGTCAATCGCTGCAGCCATAACCCAGGTGCAATTAAGACTCGCACAACTGGATTCGTGGAGCATTTACCGCTTAATTTAATCAACTCATACCCTACACCTGAAATAAGAGGCAATAAGAGAATTCGTCCAAATAACTCCACCCACCATGCTCCATTTATCAGTGTAAAAACTAAAATTGACAATAAAACCATAAAAAAGAGAAATGTTGTACCACAACGAGGATGAAATCGTGAATATGTACGGACATTTTTAACCGTGAGTTTCTTACCAGCTTCATAACACGCAATGGATTTATGTTCTGCTCCGTGATACGCAAAGAGCCGTTTCACATCATCCATAAACGAAATTGCAATTAAATATCCCAAAAAGAGAGCAACTCGAAAGACACCATCAAGTACATCGAATAATACCCCAGTTCCCCCTAATACCCGAGCGCCAAGAAAAGGAACAACGACAAAAACAACCACACTAATAGCCAAAGAAAATAAGATTGTAAGGATAACTTGAGTAGGACTTAATTGCTCTTTCTCTTCAGAAACTTGATTACTGCTCCACACCAAAGCGCGAATTCCATCATACATAAGATATCCTAACCCAACAACCCCACGCAGAAAAGGAACCTGTGACCACGAAGGCAAAACAGTATTTTTCTCCTTCTTGACTTTGATCTTGCCATTCGTCAAGCGCACAGCAATAGCAAAGCGTTCCTTATTACGCATCATCACGCCTTCAATTACCGCTTGACCACCCACATCCATACAGTTACAAGAGACCTGAAATTATTTAAAGGTTTGTTTCCATAA is part of the Candidatus Woesearchaeota archaeon genome and encodes:
- a CDS encoding PhoH family protein, which encodes MTKHKNLLSGYRHVFLPLTDVYDAGGRQVLQDLGEESGGKNAIVITLGSTYRIEELTQKNPLGGARDALKFLTELRKIGGEQVGEGVRVYSVSEGLDVISLGSGFEEDEISLESLDRRVSELIFDINENNRLRFLTPNEAELWRLENRGLHGEKPRCLFATPEIINSWVVEGNSDLEAALYTKGRVVGINEAREMLGQDVLFHNQFIHFSNGTYARITGDLVRRGREVIDYKNQRVVLLDGKADKDHTITAAGRNQHGVLGINPKDHEQFLAFQYALLDPDISLVFLCGGAGCGKTVLSYVAAMDQIMKFQGGKAEGRGKRQAGREPFYDRSILIKSIDLMGGASRDVGFLPGTLMDKLGPHLKPYSDAHRLSNLRSIPFGEMFAEPDPTKRDQRRLIDGGYLPAHTSPVELVHTAHARGRSFHDAYMILDEAQNLTPYEAKTLIQRLAEGCKVVLLGDPFGQIDNVNCSPDYNGLVHAIRHFRGKAYSAMITLPHSYRSPMARDAETWAAHQPRSR
- a CDS encoding DUF1385 domain-containing protein → MDVGGQAVIEGVMMRNKERFAIAVRLTNGKIKVKKEKNTVLPSWSQVPFLRGVVGLGYLMYDGIRALVWSSNQVSEEKEQLSPTQVILTILFSLAISVVVFVVVPFLGARVLGGTGVLFDVLDGVFRVALFLGYLIAISFMDDVKRLFAYHGAEHKSIACYEAGKKLTVKNVRTYSRFHPRCGTTFLFFMVLLSILVFTLINGAWWVELFGRILLLPLISGVGYELIKLSGKCSTNPVVRVLIAPGLWLQRLTTREPDDKQIEVGIKALEAVVK